One part of the Paenibacillus silvisoli genome encodes these proteins:
- a CDS encoding NAD(P)/FAD-dependent oxidoreductase — MNHELELFDVTIIGGGPAGLYTAFYSGMREMKTKLIEAREELGGRILIYPEKMIWDVGGLTPTLGADLIKQLVTQALTFDPTIVLGQHIVGLEHQADGTIVLTAASGEKHWTRSVVLAIGYGILELAKLDIEGADRFEVSNLHYTVQSLEEFRSKHVLISGGGDSAVDWANMIEPIAASLTVVHRRDQFGGHERNVTRMKESSADVRTPYAVQALHSSDGSMIDRVSISHMETGEVEQVMIDAVIVNHGLRYNFGPIRDWGLDMGDWHANVSGKMETNLPGVFAAGDFVTHVSKVHLIAGTFADAVNAANSAKVYTDPAADKTAYVSSHNSRFKEKNRQLGVAVDDGDEH; from the coding sequence ATGAACCATGAGTTGGAATTATTCGATGTGACCATTATCGGAGGAGGCCCGGCCGGGCTGTACACCGCTTTCTATAGCGGGATGCGGGAGATGAAAACCAAGCTGATCGAAGCGCGCGAGGAGCTCGGAGGACGCATTCTCATTTATCCGGAGAAAATGATATGGGATGTCGGGGGGCTCACGCCTACGCTTGGCGCCGATCTGATCAAGCAGCTCGTGACGCAGGCGCTGACCTTCGATCCGACGATCGTGCTCGGCCAACATATTGTCGGGCTGGAGCATCAGGCTGACGGGACGATAGTGCTTACCGCCGCTTCCGGCGAGAAGCACTGGACGCGCTCGGTCGTGCTGGCGATCGGCTATGGCATATTGGAGCTGGCGAAGCTGGATATCGAAGGCGCGGACCGGTTCGAGGTTTCGAATTTGCACTATACGGTGCAATCGCTGGAGGAATTCCGGAGCAAGCATGTGCTGATTTCGGGCGGCGGCGATTCCGCGGTCGATTGGGCGAACATGATCGAGCCGATCGCGGCCAGCTTAACCGTCGTGCACCGGCGCGATCAGTTCGGCGGCCACGAGCGCAATGTGACGCGGATGAAGGAGTCGTCCGCCGACGTGCGGACGCCTTATGCCGTGCAGGCGCTGCACAGCAGCGACGGTAGCATGATCGACCGCGTATCGATCTCGCATATGGAAACCGGCGAGGTCGAGCAGGTGATGATCGATGCCGTCATCGTGAACCATGGCCTGCGCTACAACTTCGGCCCGATTCGCGACTGGGGCCTGGACATGGGCGACTGGCATGCGAACGTCAGCGGCAAAATGGAGACGAACCTGCCGGGCGTTTTCGCCGCCGGCGACTTCGTTACGCATGTGAGCAAGGTGCACCTGATCGCGGGCACCTTCGCCGACGCCGTGAACGCGGCAAACAGCGCGAAGGTCTACACCGACCCCGCCGCCGACAAAACGGCGTACGTCTCCTCGCACAACTCGCGCTTTAAGGAGAAGAACCGCCAGCTCGGCGTCGCCGTGGATGATGGGGATGAGCATTAG
- a CDS encoding response regulator, producing the protein MNILIADDEGVIREGVKRTIQRAFPDYHVHLAASAEDAVQLMDSQPIDIVLTDILMPGIDGLEFMKMSRRKYPHAKWVVISAHSEFSYAQKAVRLGARDYLLKPIGKQRLVELMAQLADEAREESVVTREGEMLKTNLKYLREAVFQRVASGLDIGNLDVGPLMDRYPEFQLIMVRIEEAVKNVQLEHFIIENVLSELIDRHGEGFVVNFDRQSLLGLAQFKDERMKAELLGELQKHLSHYLKLPFHITSSDVIREFNRIPDEVRRLRQAPAAAVSERQEGGDKAIEVALQYLKAHYNEELSLEKVASVVFLNPIYFSQLFKQRTGQGYKDYVISLRIEQAKELLQQSGLKLAEIAERIGYADVRHFTQVFRRKMNVTPTEYRQQFLAER; encoded by the coding sequence GTGAATATCCTCATCGCGGATGACGAGGGCGTTATTCGCGAAGGCGTGAAACGGACGATTCAACGGGCTTTTCCCGATTATCACGTTCATCTGGCGGCGTCGGCGGAGGACGCGGTGCAGCTGATGGACAGCCAGCCGATCGATATCGTGCTGACCGATATTTTGATGCCGGGCATCGACGGGCTGGAATTTATGAAGATGTCGCGGCGCAAATATCCGCATGCCAAATGGGTCGTCATCTCGGCGCACTCGGAGTTTTCGTATGCGCAAAAGGCCGTGCGGCTCGGCGCCCGCGATTATTTGCTCAAGCCGATCGGCAAGCAGCGCTTGGTCGAGCTAATGGCGCAGCTTGCGGATGAGGCGCGCGAGGAATCCGTCGTGACGCGCGAAGGCGAGATGCTGAAGACGAACCTCAAATATTTGCGTGAGGCGGTGTTTCAGCGGGTGGCATCGGGGCTGGACATCGGCAACCTGGATGTCGGGCCGCTGATGGATCGCTATCCCGAGTTTCAATTAATCATGGTGCGCATCGAAGAAGCGGTCAAGAACGTGCAGCTGGAGCATTTTATTATCGAAAATGTGCTTTCGGAGCTGATCGACCGGCACGGGGAGGGCTTCGTCGTCAACTTCGACCGGCAGAGCCTGCTTGGGCTTGCGCAGTTCAAGGATGAGCGCATGAAAGCGGAGCTGCTCGGCGAGCTGCAGAAGCATCTCAGCCATTATTTGAAGCTGCCGTTCCACATTACGTCGAGCGACGTCATCCGGGAATTCAACCGGATTCCGGACGAGGTGCGGCGCCTTCGTCAGGCGCCGGCCGCCGCGGTGAGCGAGCGGCAGGAGGGCGGCGACAAAGCGATCGAGGTGGCGCTGCAATATTTGAAGGCGCACTATAATGAAGAGCTGTCGCTGGAGAAGGTGGCGTCGGTCGTGTTTTTGAACCCGATCTACTTCAGCCAGCTGTTCAAGCAGCGGACGGGACAGGGCTATAAGGATTACGTCATCAGCCTGCGCATCGAGCAAGCGAAGGAGCTGCTGCAGCAGTCGGGCCTCAAGCTGGCGGAAATCGCCGAGCGGATCGGCTATGCGGACGTGCGCCACTTCACGCAAGTGTTCCGGCGCAAAATGAACGTGACGCCGACGGAGTACCGTCAGCAGTTTCTGGCGGAGCGGTAG
- a CDS encoding carbohydrate ABC transporter permease, whose translation MNVLKVPARTIAVFVLPCLLIYIGLVFVPILVSVYDSLLDWDSINKAKFIGLDNFKTILFEDTNFWPSVRRTLMYSVFSMAEIPICLFIAALMNRYLRKANTLVSIYFVPVILSVVIIGQLWKTIYNPTEMGGMLNGILNALGLESWTHSWLTEPKFAMYCLYFVSLWQYFGYHLLIQYTGVQNIPNEIYEAAKIDGAEGFKSDWYITYPMAVPIFKISIVLAFIGSLQAFDLVWVMTGGGPAHATDTISTHMYNMSFLSLKYGYGSALATILVLICLIFTVVINFVFKKVEAKYT comes from the coding sequence GTGAATGTTTTAAAAGTCCCGGCTCGTACAATCGCAGTATTCGTCTTGCCGTGTCTGCTGATCTATATCGGCCTCGTGTTCGTTCCGATCCTCGTATCCGTGTACGACAGCTTGCTGGATTGGGACAGCATTAACAAGGCGAAATTTATCGGGCTCGATAATTTTAAAACGATCCTTTTCGAGGATACGAACTTCTGGCCGTCCGTTCGCCGCACGCTCATGTACTCCGTCTTTTCCATGGCGGAAATTCCGATCTGTCTTTTCATTGCAGCATTGATGAACCGTTATCTCCGTAAAGCGAATACGCTTGTTTCGATTTATTTCGTACCTGTTATTTTGTCTGTCGTTATTATTGGCCAGCTTTGGAAAACGATCTACAACCCGACCGAAATGGGCGGTATGCTGAATGGCATTTTGAACGCGCTTGGCCTTGAAAGCTGGACGCACAGCTGGCTGACGGAGCCTAAGTTTGCGATGTACTGCTTATATTTCGTATCCCTTTGGCAATATTTCGGCTACCATCTGCTCATCCAATACACCGGCGTGCAGAACATTCCGAATGAAATATATGAAGCGGCCAAGATCGATGGCGCGGAAGGCTTCAAATCCGATTGGTACATTACGTATCCGATGGCGGTTCCGATTTTCAAAATTTCGATCGTGCTTGCGTTCATCGGTTCCCTGCAGGCGTTCGACCTCGTTTGGGTCATGACCGGCGGCGGCCCGGCGCACGCGACGGACACGATTTCCACGCACATGTACAATATGTCGTTCCTGTCTCTGAAGTATGGATACGGCAGCGCACTGGCAACGATTCTGGTGCTCATTTGCTTGATCTTTACGGTCGTCATCAATTTCGTCTTCAAAAAAGTCGAAGCGAAATACACCTAA
- a CDS encoding carbohydrate ABC transporter permease: MASFKKGIVYLLLSILVITQIYPLFWLVMYSLKTNEQILGSSFFSLPTTPQWANYTDAYKGGHYLKYLGNSVLVTSVTLICVIVLSSMVAYAISRFKWKYGPIITLVFLLGMMIPMQATLLPLMVIFKHMHILNTRWSLILPYIAFSTPIAVFILSGFMRGIPAEIEESAFMDGASVYRIFRSIILPISVPPIMTVVILTFITIWNEYIMAATFISAENLKTLPFGIYNFVSQYNANFGAIGAYLVLGALPVLLVYFFLSEKITKGMVAGAVKG; this comes from the coding sequence ATGGCAAGCTTCAAAAAAGGGATCGTGTATCTGCTTCTCTCGATCCTCGTCATCACGCAAATCTATCCGTTGTTCTGGCTGGTCATGTACTCGCTCAAGACGAACGAGCAAATTCTCGGCAGCAGCTTCTTCTCGCTGCCGACCACGCCGCAATGGGCCAACTATACGGACGCCTACAAAGGCGGCCACTACTTGAAATACCTCGGCAACAGCGTGCTCGTCACGTCGGTTACGCTGATCTGCGTCATCGTGCTCAGCTCGATGGTCGCTTATGCGATTTCCCGGTTTAAATGGAAATACGGTCCGATCATAACGCTCGTCTTCCTGCTCGGCATGATGATTCCGATGCAGGCGACGCTGCTGCCGCTGATGGTTATTTTCAAGCATATGCACATTTTGAACACGCGCTGGTCGCTCATTCTGCCGTATATCGCGTTTTCCACGCCGATCGCCGTTTTCATTCTGAGCGGCTTCATGCGAGGCATCCCGGCCGAGATCGAAGAGTCGGCTTTCATGGACGGCGCGAGCGTGTACCGGATTTTCCGCAGCATCATTTTGCCGATTTCGGTGCCGCCGATTATGACCGTTGTCATTCTGACGTTCATCACGATTTGGAACGAATACATTATGGCCGCAACATTTATTTCCGCGGAGAACTTGAAAACACTTCCATTTGGTATTTATAATTTTGTTAGTCAATACAATGCCAACTTCGGCGCAATCGGCGCTTACCTCGTGCTTGGCGCGCTGCCGGTGCTGCTCGTGTACTTCTTCTTATCCGAGAAGATTACGAAGGGCATGGTAGCCGGAGCGGTGAAAGGGTAA
- a CDS encoding sensor histidine kinase yields MSRGFHSIQYRLFVLFLFSMSAIVLIVSVLYYNRTTVQFHEKVSGLAKQNVSQTAGLFDLLLKGYDSMSKSVIGNNDLARILSNPSVDSPAVDYFNERSITNILGAVFLSKEDLIGIHVLTDRGKVYNYGNYANVIDPDYAKSEWYQKVKQSPGSMVWLGVYNQSIIDQVEKQTVFAFGRPIFDLNSHKRVGIALFETSPQAILNAMANLKLGAHSQVYLMSGEGELISATSITWDEAWLTGLARPKDGVPVVMEQDDQLIVSSKLPYADWTVLSVTPDQDLNVELAETKRFLILVGAALVVMAVLIASIFSRTISSPLKRLISEMKQVEIGNFRGSLNVTSYQEINILVASFNQMVNQIAELIERVKISSVSEKNAELKALQSQVNPHFLYNTLDMIYWMLDEKGHDRLGEVVLSLSRLFRYSSHWDERAVSLQEEIEQTEHYLTIIVTRLEGRLSVDIDVAEQWLNIPLPKMTLQPIIENAVKYGLEPLVDRCGVLRVSAEADELKLRILVQDNGAGIEEAALDKLNASLRHPDEAANPDEEHDELRLSGGSGGGIGLVNLQRRLRHMYGEAYGVELRSVVNEGTTAIITVPLLPGVKEGGTAGGGEYPHRG; encoded by the coding sequence GTGTCGCGGGGATTCCACTCCATTCAATACAGGCTGTTCGTGCTGTTTCTGTTCAGCATGTCAGCAATCGTACTGATTGTCAGCGTTCTGTATTATAACCGTACGACGGTACAATTTCATGAGAAGGTGAGCGGCCTGGCGAAGCAGAACGTCTCGCAGACGGCAGGCTTGTTCGACCTTCTCTTGAAAGGGTATGACAGCATGTCCAAATCCGTCATAGGCAATAACGATCTTGCTCGCATTTTGAGCAACCCGTCAGTCGACAGCCCCGCTGTCGATTATTTTAATGAGCGGAGCATTACGAATATACTCGGCGCGGTCTTCCTGTCCAAGGAAGACCTTATCGGCATTCACGTGCTGACGGACCGGGGCAAAGTGTACAACTACGGCAACTACGCCAACGTGATCGACCCCGATTACGCCAAAAGCGAATGGTATCAGAAGGTGAAGCAATCGCCGGGGAGCATGGTTTGGCTCGGCGTCTATAATCAATCGATTATCGATCAAGTGGAGAAACAAACCGTATTCGCCTTTGGCCGGCCGATCTTTGACCTGAACAGTCATAAACGGGTCGGCATCGCCTTGTTCGAGACCAGTCCGCAGGCGATTTTGAACGCGATGGCCAATTTGAAGCTGGGAGCGCACAGCCAAGTGTATTTGATGTCCGGTGAAGGCGAGCTCATTTCCGCGACGTCGATTACTTGGGATGAAGCGTGGCTGACCGGTTTGGCGCGGCCGAAGGACGGCGTGCCCGTCGTCATGGAGCAGGACGATCAGTTGATCGTGTCCTCGAAGCTGCCCTATGCGGACTGGACCGTGCTCAGCGTAACCCCGGATCAGGATCTCAACGTGGAGCTGGCGGAGACGAAGCGGTTTTTGATTCTGGTAGGCGCTGCGCTGGTCGTCATGGCCGTACTGATCGCATCCATATTCTCGCGGACGATTTCCTCGCCGCTTAAACGGCTGATCTCCGAGATGAAGCAGGTCGAAATCGGTAATTTCCGCGGCTCGCTGAACGTGACGTCGTATCAGGAAATTAATATTTTGGTCGCGTCGTTTAACCAGATGGTGAATCAGATCGCCGAGCTCATTGAACGGGTGAAGATTTCTTCGGTCAGCGAGAAGAACGCGGAGCTGAAAGCGCTCCAGTCGCAGGTAAATCCGCATTTCCTCTATAACACGCTCGATATGATTTACTGGATGCTCGACGAGAAAGGGCATGACCGGCTCGGCGAGGTTGTGCTGTCGTTGTCGCGGCTGTTCCGTTACAGCAGCCACTGGGATGAAAGAGCGGTCAGCCTGCAAGAAGAAATCGAGCAGACGGAGCATTACCTCACCATTATCGTGACCCGGCTGGAGGGCCGCTTGAGCGTCGATATTGACGTAGCCGAGCAATGGCTGAACATCCCGCTGCCCAAAATGACGCTGCAGCCCATTATCGAGAACGCGGTCAAATACGGGCTTGAGCCGCTTGTTGACCGGTGCGGCGTGCTGCGGGTGTCCGCGGAAGCGGATGAGCTGAAGCTGCGCATCCTGGTGCAGGACAACGGCGCCGGTATCGAGGAGGCTGCGCTAGATAAGCTGAATGCTTCTTTAAGACATCCGGATGAAGCGGCCAACCCGGATGAGGAGCACGATGAGCTGCGCCTTTCCGGCGGCAGCGGCGGTGGGATCGGACTTGTTAATTTACAAAGGCGACTGCGGCATATGTACGGCGAAGCCTATGGCGTTGAGCTGCGGAGCGTCGTGAACGAGGGCACGACGGCGATCATTACGGTGCCGTTGCTGCCGGGTGTGAAGGAAGGGGGAACTGCAGGTGGCGGTGAATATCCTCATCGCGGATGA